Proteins encoded in a region of the Populus nigra chromosome 3, ddPopNigr1.1, whole genome shotgun sequence genome:
- the LOC133687942 gene encoding non-specific lipid-transfer protein Cor a 8.0101-like isoform X1, with amino-acid sequence MASAKLVCALLLCIVLSAPMLNVDALSCGVVVGDLAQCLTYLKKGGRVPPACCKGVVALKSAAKTTQDRRDACNCMKQTASKVGGVNAGFAAALPHLCKVNISYKISTSTNCTSIK; translated from the coding sequence ATGGCTAGTGCTAAGTTAGTCTGTGCTCTCTTGCTATGCATAGTGCTCTCTGCCCCCATGCTGAACGTTGATGCCTTGTCATGTGGTGTTGTGGTTGGTGATTTAGCACAGTGCCTCACCTACCTGAAGAAAGGTGGGCGAGTTCCTCCGGCTTGTTGCAAAGGAGTTGTGGCTCTCAAAAGCGCTGCTAAAACCACTCAAGATCGCCGAGATGCTTGTAATTGCATGAAACAAACCGCCTCCAAAGTTGGTGGGGTTAATGCTGGCTTCGCGGCTGCTCTTCCTCACCTGTGCAAAGTTAACATTTCCTATAAGATCAGCACCTCCACTAACTGCACCAG